TGAAATGAGCAACCTCTTTCACTAATGTTAAATCTTCTAACTCTTTATGAGCCTTAATTAGTGTCATTGCACCAGGACATTCGTAAACTTCACGAGATTTAATACCAACAAGACGATTTTCTACATGATCGATACGACCTACACCATGCTTACCAGCAATTTGATTTAATTCAAGAATTAATTCATGTAATGGATAAGCTTTATCATTAATCTTCACTGGTACACCTTGCTCAAATTGAATTTCGATCATTTCCGGTTGATCTGGTGTTTTTTCAATTGGTGTTGTTAAATCATATGCACCTTCAGGAGGAGCAGCCCATGGGTCTTCTAAAATACCGCACTCGTTACTTCTTCCCCAAAGATTTTGGTCAATTGAATATGGGCTATCTAAATTAATAGGAATCGGAATACCATGTTTAGACGCATATTCGATCTCCTCTTCACGAGACCATCCCCACTCCCTTACTGGAGCAAGAACTTCAAGATCAGGATTTAATGCTTTAATTGAAACTTCAAAACGTACTTGGTCATTTCCTTTTCCAGTACAGCCGTGTGCAATTGCAACCGCGTTTTCCTTTTCTGCAATTTCAACTAACTTCTTAGCAATTAATGGACGAGATAAAGCAGAAACTAACGGATATTTTCCTTCATAAAGTGTATGTGCTTGTAAAGCAACTAGCGCAAAATCTTTTGCGAATTCTTCTTTAGCGTCAATCATATATGATTCAACAGCACCTACTTGAAGAGCTTTTTGTTGTACAAATGCTGTATCTTTTCCTTCACCTACATCAAGGCAAACCGCAACAACAGCGTAACCTTGTTCTTGTAACCATTTAACTGCAACAGAGGTATCTAATCCTCCGGAATATGCTAAAACAACCTTTTTCATCTAATTGTTCCTCCTCAGTTGTATAAAAATTAATATATGTTTATAAAAATACATTTATTGTATAGATAACACTTTACCAACTGTTTCCCTGTTTCGTCAATAGAAAAATGTATATTTTCTTAATTCTTTGTATAAAAATAAATTTTTCTGTATTGCTCAAGTTAATATATACGGTTCATTTAAAAATGTTACGTACTTATAGATGATTTGATTCCACTATTGTAAAATAAGGAAAGATCATGAATGGAAGAAGGAGAAAAATTGAGCGAACACTTTACCTATGATCCTAGACTTAAAATAATGATTCCAACCCTGGATAAACCATGGACAACATATAGTATGCAAACTCAAAACCTCATATTAACAGAGTGGGAAAAAATCCGTGGTCATATTCCTGACAAAATTATAGAGGTAGAAAAAGAAATAAATAGGAAGCAGGAGCTACTTAACCATGAGGAAGATTTTGATACATCTTGTGAATTAAACGGGGAAATTGCGGAGCTTGCTTCTATCATAAATGATTTGTGGATATGGTTTAGAGCAACCCAACATGTGTCACCAGTTAAAACGCATAGCTAAAACAAAAGAAGGCTAATTCTAGCCTTCTTTAACTATTTCATATTAAGTCCTTCTTAACCTCTCTAACTACATGACCTAGTTCAGGAAGGATCAACTTCTCCATTGCCAGCTTAACAGCACCAGATGAACCTGGCATAGAAAAGATCGCAGTATTCATTGCTACTCCAGCTACAGCTCTACTTAAAATGGCGGCAGAGCCAATATCATCCCGGTAGCTAAGCATACGAAAGATCTCACCGAAGCCTGGTATTTCTTTTTCAATTAACGATTCAACTGCTTCAATCGTCACATCTCTTTTCGCTATCCCAGTACCCCCATTTGTTAAGACAACATCAATCTCTCTTGTTTCACACCCTTTTAAAACAGAACTGCGAATCAATGTTTTTTCATCACGGACGATTTCATAATCAACTATGATGTGGCCATTCTCCTCTAATAATTTCTTTATTAACTGACCACTTTTGTCAGTTCCTTTATCTCTTGTGTCACTAATTGTTACAACCTTGCACCTTATATGATCAGGAGCGTGTAACTTATGTTCTTCAGTACTCATGATACCCTCCTGCTACTGACTAGTTTTTTCAGAAATAAGTCTATATTGATAATAATTATTTGCAAATTCCGTTATCTGCCGTGTAAATTGATAATTTCCAGCAGCACCAATCATCATACTAACAAGTGGAATCCCTGCGACCAATTTTCTCTTAAATAAAGATAAGACAGAAAGCTTCGCAATTTGAGCAAGAATATACTTTATGCTATTTTGGTCAGCCATATCCTCGTTACCTTCATAAAAATAATTCATCCCATTATCCGATTGGAGTTCTTTCTTTAATTTAATCCATTGTTCGTATTGTAAATGTTTTGGCATTAAAGCGGCATGATACACTTTTAACGAAGTCATCATTTCATATGGATTATTTATCTCATAACCATAACACATAGAAATCATTTGAATGGCTCTTAGATTCATAACTGCCTGCAATGGAATATCAGCACTTGTGAGAAGCATTCCTCCTGTACCAGTGATACCTCCTTGAAAAAAGGAATAAAGCCGGTGTTTAGAACTCTGTAAATCAGCTAAGTAATGAAGCTGATCGATCGAAAGGAAATGTAAATCACTGATCTGCTGAATACGATTGTTCAATGCTCTTGCAGACAACAGTATTTGACTTTTCGCATCTTTCTGTATAAATGAATTTTGAATAACAGAGTGCAGGTTAAAAAGACTCGTATCCACTTTTTCATAAAACACCTTCTGCATTCGCTCAGGTATGTCATCAAGTTTCCGAGTAAGCCACCTGTCAAACGTTCTTTGAAAATCTGTACGACCATCATTTTGAAGGTCAATTTCCCATGTTTTAATTTCCTCTAATATAGCTTTCTCACGACTCAATTCATTCATCCTCATGATCTCCTTACTCTAAGCAAAGTAGGTATTATTTGGTGAACTTGTTATTTTTATCATAACATAAAAGCCCAGAATCAGAATAATAACAAAGGAACTGATTTTGTATAGATCGTTGCATTTGAAAATTGTGAAAAGACATCAAATTTGAAGTTTTTGTTACATCTATTTTCTTTCGACAAGAAAAGCATGTAACGAAATATAACAATCTTATAGAATGATGTTGTACTCTAACATATGATTAACACAATCAAAATAAAGAAGGAGTGTTGAAGATGAAACATTTCGTGTTTACGATTGATTCAGATGAAATTATTATCAAAGCCAATGGAATGATTGATGCAGTCTCAAAGGTAAAACA
This genomic stretch from Metabacillus sp. B2-18 harbors:
- a CDS encoding argininosuccinate synthase, with the protein product MKKVVLAYSGGLDTSVAVKWLQEQGYAVVAVCLDVGEGKDTAFVQQKALQVGAVESYMIDAKEEFAKDFALVALQAHTLYEGKYPLVSALSRPLIAKKLVEIAEKENAVAIAHGCTGKGNDQVRFEVSIKALNPDLEVLAPVREWGWSREEEIEYASKHGIPIPINLDSPYSIDQNLWGRSNECGILEDPWAAPPEGAYDLTTPIEKTPDQPEMIEIQFEQGVPVKINDKAYPLHELILELNQIAGKHGVGRIDHVENRLVGIKSREVYECPGAMTLIKAHKELEDLTLVKEVAHFKPVIEQKLAELIYNGLWFSPLKSALHAFLKETQTYVTGTVRVKLFKGHAIVEGRKSEYSLYDEKLATYTKDDAFDHNAAIGFIELFGLPTKVNSMVKNNKKVEV
- a CDS encoding MogA/MoaB family molybdenum cofactor biosynthesis protein; amino-acid sequence: MSTEEHKLHAPDHIRCKVVTISDTRDKGTDKSGQLIKKLLEENGHIIVDYEIVRDEKTLIRSSVLKGCETREIDVVLTNGGTGIAKRDVTIEAVESLIEKEIPGFGEIFRMLSYRDDIGSAAILSRAVAGVAMNTAIFSMPGSSGAVKLAMEKLILPELGHVVREVKKDLI
- a CDS encoding EcsC family protein, encoding MNELSREKAILEEIKTWEIDLQNDGRTDFQRTFDRWLTRKLDDIPERMQKVFYEKVDTSLFNLHSVIQNSFIQKDAKSQILLSARALNNRIQQISDLHFLSIDQLHYLADLQSSKHRLYSFFQGGITGTGGMLLTSADIPLQAVMNLRAIQMISMCYGYEINNPYEMMTSLKVYHAALMPKHLQYEQWIKLKKELQSDNGMNYFYEGNEDMADQNSIKYILAQIAKLSVLSLFKRKLVAGIPLVSMMIGAAGNYQFTRQITEFANNYYQYRLISEKTSQ